In Solea senegalensis isolate Sse05_10M linkage group LG18, IFAPA_SoseM_1, whole genome shotgun sequence, a single window of DNA contains:
- the LOC122759318 gene encoding gap junction delta-3 protein-like — translation MGEWSYLGGLFDSLQAHSPMLGRFWLLIMLVFRILILGTVASDLFEDEQEEFACNTLQPGCKQVCYDMAFPISQYRFWVFHIVLIATPSLIFLMYTMHQHNKRADRSKFGPVSNRQLHREDRRLRRFYIVNVAFRIVAEVGFLVGQWLLYGFKVEAQFPCSRFPCPYTVDCFTSRPAEKTVFLCFYFVVGVVAAISSCIELFYSSLKWFCTSWEPSPSPTPLERSCDCQNLHNIKQEEAEAQDKGKMGPESVRLKGGSLRSSRKSSSLGHKTRSGKYVNSKTFMV, via the coding sequence ATGGGGGAGTGGAGCTACCTCGGCGGGCTCTTTGACAGCCTCCAGGCTCACTCACCGATGCTTGGACGCTTCTGGCTCTTGATCATGCTCGTGTTCCGGATCCTGATCCTGGGAACCGTCGCCAGTGACTTGTTTGAGGACGAACAGGAGGAATTTGCCTGCAACACCCTCCAGCCCGGCTGCAAGCAGGTGTGCTATGACATGGCCTTCCCCATCTCCCAGTACAGGTTCTGGGTGTTTCACATCGTCCTCATCGCCACACCTTCCCTGATTTTCCTCATGTATACCATGCACCAGCACAACAAGAGGGCCGACCGCTCCAAATTTGGCCCCGTGAGCAACCGGCAGCTGCATCGAGAAGACCGCCGTTTAAGGAGGTTCTACATCGTCAACGTGGCCTTTCGCATTGTTGCCGAAGTTGGTTTTCTTGTGGGCCAGTGGCTCCTGTATGGCTTCAAGGTGGAGGCCCAATTCCCCTGTAGCCGCTTCCCTTGCCCGTACACCGTGGACTGCTTCACCTCCCGCCCCGCAGAGAAAACAGTCTTCCTCTGCTTCTACTTTGTTGTCGGGGTGGTGGCGGCGATATCCAGCTGCATAGAGCTCTTCTACAGCTCCCTCAAGTGGTTTTGCACAAGCTGGGAGCCCAGTCCCTCGCCCACCCCGCTGGAGCGCTCCTGCGACTGCCAGAACCTGCACAACATCAagcaggaggaggcggaggcaCAGGACAAAGGCAAGATGGGCCCGGAGAGCGTGAGGCTGAAGGGGGGATCGCTGAGGAGCAGTCGCAAGTCCTCCAGCCTCGGCCACAAGACCAGGAGCGGGAAATATGTCAACAGCAAGACTTTCATGGTGTGA